One region of Colius striatus isolate bColStr4 chromosome 4, bColStr4.1.hap1, whole genome shotgun sequence genomic DNA includes:
- the PSCA gene encoding prostate stem cell antigen — translation MKAFLVLLLGAALCLDSGSSLKCYSCNTQLSNSKCQTQVDCKNEETCKTDVIRILGVSIISKGCDSSCEANYQDFSVGHRNISCCSSELCNTNAAGSVRCSHGIVAGIAASLLWTFLNNRL, via the exons ATGAAGGCTTTCCTTGTCCTCttgctgggagcagccctgTGCTTGGACTCAG GTTCTTCTTTGAAGTGTTACAGCTGCAACACACAGCTCAGCAACTCCAAGTGTCAGACACAAGTGGACTGCAAGAATGAGGAAACCTGCAAGACAGATGTGATCA gGATCCTAGGGGTCAGCATCATCAGCAAGGGCTGTGACTCATCATGTGAAGCCAACTATCAGGACTTCAGTGTAGGCCACAGGAacatctcctgctgcagcagtgagctcTGCAACACCAATGCAGCAGGCAGTGTGAGGTGCAGCCATGGGATCGTGGCAGGGATAGCAGCCAGCCTGCTCTGGACCTTCCTGAACAACAGGCTGTGA